Proteins from a single region of Thermodesulfobacteriota bacterium:
- the thiC gene encoding phosphomethylpyrimidine synthase ThiC, whose translation MTQIESARNGIVTKEMKEAALGEGVHPECIRDVVAGGKAVILSNTNRPAKPVAIGKGLRTKVNASIGTSSDIVDAAAEVEKAQAAERAGADTLMELSVGGDLDSIRKEVLAAVSLPVGSVPLYQAFAEAIEKYHDPNKLDEELLFDVLERQCADGISFMAVHCGINRLTIERLERQGYRYGGLVSRGGSYMVGWMMSNNKENPLYEKFDRVVEILKKYDCVLSLGNGLRAGAVHDSLDRAQVQELVINCELAEIGQDMGCQMMCEGPGHLPLDDIEANVKLQKRMSADAPFYVLGPLVTDIAAGYDHISAAIGAAEAARYGADLICYVTPAEHLALPSKEDVVEGVRASRIAAHAGDMVKLGRSGRDMEMSKARRDLDWDAQSRLGLFGERAREIRESRMPEEPSTCTMCGSFCALDNVNEYFRESLSKGRKR comes from the coding sequence ATGACGCAGATAGAGTCGGCAAGGAATGGCATTGTTACGAAAGAGATGAAGGAGGCGGCGCTCGGTGAGGGCGTACATCCCGAATGTATCCGGGACGTGGTGGCCGGGGGCAAGGCCGTTATCCTCAGTAACACCAATCGCCCTGCGAAGCCCGTCGCCATAGGCAAGGGGCTCAGGACAAAGGTCAACGCGAGCATCGGCACGTCTTCCGACATTGTCGACGCCGCGGCCGAGGTGGAGAAGGCGCAGGCCGCCGAGCGTGCCGGGGCCGACACCCTTATGGAGCTTTCGGTCGGCGGCGATCTCGACAGTATAAGGAAAGAGGTCCTCGCGGCTGTTTCGCTCCCGGTCGGGAGCGTGCCGCTCTACCAGGCCTTCGCCGAGGCGATAGAAAAATACCACGACCCGAACAAGCTCGACGAAGAGCTCCTCTTCGACGTGCTGGAGAGGCAGTGCGCGGACGGCATATCGTTCATGGCCGTACACTGCGGGATAAATCGCCTTACGATCGAGCGGCTCGAAAGGCAGGGCTACCGCTACGGCGGGCTCGTGTCACGAGGCGGTTCCTACATGGTGGGCTGGATGATGAGCAACAATAAGGAGAACCCGCTCTACGAGAAGTTCGACCGGGTGGTGGAGATACTTAAAAAATACGACTGCGTCCTGAGCCTCGGTAACGGCCTCCGGGCCGGGGCCGTGCATGACAGTCTCGACAGGGCGCAGGTCCAGGAGCTCGTAATAAACTGCGAGCTCGCCGAAATCGGGCAGGATATGGGCTGCCAGATGATGTGCGAGGGCCCGGGGCACCTGCCGCTCGACGACATAGAGGCCAACGTAAAACTTCAGAAGCGGATGAGCGCGGACGCCCCGTTCTACGTGCTCGGGCCGCTCGTAACCGACATCGCCGCGGGCTACGACCATATCTCGGCGGCTATAGGCGCGGCCGAGGCCGCTCGTTATGGTGCGGACCTTATCTGTTACGTTACACCGGCCGAACACCTCGCACTCCCGTCCAAAGAGGACGTGGTCGAGGGGGTGAGGGCCTCAAGGATAGCCGCCCACGCCGGGGACATGGTAAAGCTCGGCCGCAGCGGGCGCGACATGGAGATGAGCAAGGCCCGGAGAGACCTCGACTGGGACGCCCAGTCCAGGCTCGGCCTCTTCGGCGAGCGGGCGCGCGAGATAAGAGAAAGCCGCATGCCCGAGGAGCCCTCGACCTGCACCATGTGCGGGAG
- a CDS encoding cobyrinate a,c-diamide synthase translates to MAKRARPFPSAFVIAAPSSGAGKTTVTLGLMEAFGKRGLAVQPFKAGPDYIDTGYHSALSGRASYNLDTWMMGPSRVRETFARAMHGADVGIVEGVMGLFDGKAGNRKKSGPGSTAHLAKTLGLPVVLVVDGSGMSASAAALVSGFKGFDPELKLAGVIFNRVGSERHFNMLKDAVEKGARVKVFGCIPRDKEIKLPERHLGLVTKGDIKKGDWKKFLTRGAKLAEANIDLEGLLKAAKKVRTPPRVSTGKKNPAVTIAVTIAVARDDAFCFYYRENLELLEGHGAKIVFFSPLKDKRIPKGARGVYLGGGYPELHARSLSANTALRKELKTAALSGLPVYAECGGMIYLGKGLKDTNGKSHAMAGLFPWITKMDRKLKGLGYREVTARSGCPFLKAGAKIRGHEHRYSDISPPPRLVKRAYTGAEGYTIKNTLASYVHLHFASNPGFAKGFIEACNNFG, encoded by the coding sequence ATGGCTAAAAGAGCGCGCCCCTTTCCGTCCGCCTTTGTAATAGCCGCCCCCTCTTCGGGCGCGGGCAAGACTACCGTTACGCTCGGCCTTATGGAGGCCTTTGGGAAGAGAGGGCTTGCGGTCCAGCCCTTCAAGGCGGGTCCGGACTACATAGACACGGGCTACCACTCGGCCCTTTCCGGCAGAGCTTCCTATAACCTCGACACGTGGATGATGGGCCCTTCGCGGGTGAGGGAGACTTTCGCCCGCGCCATGCACGGCGCGGACGTCGGTATCGTCGAAGGGGTCATGGGGCTTTTCGATGGTAAGGCAGGTAATCGAAAAAAAAGTGGTCCGGGCAGCACGGCGCATCTGGCGAAGACGCTCGGCCTTCCGGTCGTGCTCGTGGTCGACGGCTCGGGCATGTCCGCGAGCGCCGCCGCACTTGTAAGCGGCTTTAAAGGGTTCGACCCGGAGCTGAAACTCGCGGGCGTTATCTTTAACCGTGTCGGGAGCGAGCGGCATTTTAATATGCTAAAGGACGCGGTCGAGAAGGGCGCGCGGGTTAAGGTCTTTGGCTGCATCCCGAGGGATAAGGAAATAAAACTTCCGGAGAGGCACCTCGGGCTCGTTACCAAGGGCGACATAAAAAAGGGCGACTGGAAAAAGTTTTTAACGAGGGGGGCGAAGCTCGCCGAGGCAAATATCGACCTCGAAGGGTTATTGAAGGCCGCAAAAAAGGTCCGTACTCCTCCCAGGGTAAGTACCGGAAAGAAAAACCCCGCCGTGACCATAGCCGTAACCATTGCTGTGGCTCGCGACGACGCCTTCTGCTTCTACTACCGGGAAAATTTAGAACTGCTCGAAGGCCACGGGGCAAAGATAGTTTTCTTCAGCCCTCTTAAGGATAAAAGGATTCCCAAAGGCGCGCGGGGCGTCTACCTCGGCGGCGGCTACCCGGAGTTGCACGCGCGCTCTCTTTCGGCCAACACCGCGCTCAGGAAGGAGCTTAAGACGGCGGCCCTCTCGGGGCTTCCGGTCTACGCCGAGTGCGGGGGGATGATCTATCTTGGAAAGGGCCTTAAGGATACTAACGGCAAGAGCCATGCGATGGCGGGGTTGTTTCCGTGGATAACGAAGATGGACAGGAAACTAAAAGGTCTCGGCTACAGGGAGGTAACGGCACGCAGCGGCTGTCCGTTCCTGAAGGCGGGCGCGAAGATACGCGGGCACGAGCACCGCTACTCGGATATAAGCCCCCCCCCGCGGCTGGTAAAAAGGGCCTACACCGGCGCCGAGGGCTATACGATTAAAAACACACTCGCGAGCTACGTGCACCTCCACTTCGCGAGCAACCCCGGATTCGCGAAAGGGTTTATCGAGGCGTGCAATAACTTCGGATGA
- a CDS encoding histidine phosphatase family protein, whose protein sequence is MDATRIYLVRHGQVVNHHEFRYNGHTDVDVTEEGLDQMERLADHLAGSSVTSVYSSDLLRAVKGAETIGARLGLEPEKVPAFRELHLGRWEGLTREEAAGKYPEEAHFTFSKLAGDRIKGGESLVDLRSRVLPALDAIVDKHRGESVCMVLHGGVNRVILCEAMGLPLENFFRVEQDYGCLNVIDYFDDGGRVVKLLNGGPNQEMGTMVHY, encoded by the coding sequence ATGGACGCCACGCGCATATACCTCGTCCGCCACGGGCAGGTCGTAAACCACCACGAGTTCCGCTACAACGGCCACACGGACGTTGACGTAACCGAGGAGGGGCTCGATCAGATGGAGCGCCTGGCCGACCACCTCGCCGGCTCCTCCGTCACCTCCGTTTATTCGAGCGACCTTCTAAGGGCCGTAAAGGGGGCGGAGACCATAGGCGCTAGGCTCGGCCTCGAGCCCGAGAAAGTCCCGGCCTTCAGGGAGCTGCATCTCGGAAGGTGGGAGGGCCTTACGAGGGAGGAGGCAGCCGGGAAGTATCCCGAGGAGGCCCACTTCACCTTCAGTAAACTCGCAGGTGACAGGATAAAAGGGGGCGAGAGCCTGGTCGACCTTCGCTCTCGCGTCCTTCCGGCCCTTGACGCCATAGTGGATAAACACAGGGGCGAGAGCGTCTGCATGGTGCTCCACGGCGGGGTCAACCGCGTGATACTCTGCGAGGCCATGGGTCTGCCGCTGGAGAATTTTTTCCGTGTAGAGCAGGACTACGGCTGCCTGAACGTCATAGACTACTTCGACGACGGGGGCAGGGTGGTGAAGCTCCTTAACGGAGGCCCCAACCAGGAGATGGGCACGATGGTGCATTACTGA
- a CDS encoding adenosylcobinamide-GDP ribazoletransferase → MNHVLLVLQFLTVFPVRREIKMEPGEAARSMALFPFVGALQGGLLVASDVVLHNVMGLPVSVASAILLAILLLTSGGLHIDGFTDTVDGLAGGATPEDRLRIMRDGSAGAVGVAAVVLLLLIKYLCIAALPGDARAPALLLFPMVGRWSMVPMSFWGTYAREGEGLGKAFTGCPAESLLMATVVVVFLSGIFFGPAAFIVLAGIAAFTYGLTVFFKRRLGGITGDVFGFQSEAGEVLFLLAVLALAGA, encoded by the coding sequence ATGAACCACGTCCTGCTGGTACTGCAATTCCTGACCGTCTTCCCCGTAAGGAGGGAGATAAAGATGGAGCCCGGGGAGGCGGCCCGCTCCATGGCGCTCTTCCCGTTCGTCGGCGCGCTGCAGGGTGGTTTACTGGTCGCTTCCGACGTCGTACTGCATAACGTCATGGGGCTGCCGGTAAGTGTGGCGAGCGCGATCCTTCTGGCGATACTCCTTCTTACCAGCGGCGGGCTCCACATAGACGGCTTTACGGACACCGTGGACGGCCTTGCCGGAGGGGCCACCCCCGAAGACCGGCTGCGTATAATGCGCGACGGGAGCGCGGGGGCCGTGGGGGTCGCGGCCGTGGTGCTCCTTCTCCTGATAAAGTATCTCTGCATAGCGGCGCTGCCGGGGGATGCGAGGGCCCCGGCCCTTCTGCTCTTCCCGATGGTAGGCCGCTGGTCGATGGTCCCGATGTCGTTCTGGGGCACTTACGCCAGGGAGGGCGAGGGGCTCGGCAAGGCCTTTACGGGATGCCCGGCCGAAAGCCTCCTTATGGCGACGGTAGTGGTGGTCTTCCTGTCGGGCATCTTCTTCGGACCGGCGGCCTTTATCGTGCTGGCCGGTATAGCGGCGTTTACTTACGGGCTGACCGTCTTCTTCAAGAGAAGGCTCGGAGGTATCACCGGAGACGTCTTCGGCTTCCAGAGCGAAGCGGGAGAGGTCCTCTTCCTCCTGGCGGTACTTGCGCTTGCGGGCGCTTAA
- the cobT gene encoding nicotinate-nucleotide--dimethylbenzimidazole phosphoribosyltransferase produces the protein MTIKETLDAIGPVDNALLGAAQKRLDNLTKPRGSLGRLEELARRAVAISGSTQPAVTRKIIFTFAGDHGVAAEGVSAFPKEVTTQMVLNFLRGGAGINVLADHAGCEVKVVDIGVEFEFDGEAAGELIKRKVINGTANIRTGPAMTPEETRRSVEVGIELACEYAAPGAVFGTGEMGIANTTPASAMAAVFSGLPVREVTGRGTGIDDKVFDHKVKVIEEAIEFNSPDPTDPMSVLAKVGGAEIAGITGLVLGAAARRVPVMVDGFISTAGALVAAELKPEVKDYLFASHNSVERGHAVMLERMGLKPLLDLEMRLGEGTGAAMGIYLLEAGVRIYNEMATFGDAGVSESDR, from the coding sequence ATGACCATAAAGGAAACTCTTGACGCCATAGGGCCCGTCGATAACGCCCTCCTCGGCGCGGCGCAGAAGAGGCTCGACAACCTCACCAAGCCCCGGGGCAGCCTCGGCAGGCTCGAAGAGCTCGCCCGAAGGGCCGTGGCCATAAGCGGCTCCACACAGCCCGCCGTAACCAGAAAGATAATCTTTACGTTCGCCGGAGACCACGGCGTGGCGGCCGAGGGTGTATCTGCCTTCCCCAAAGAGGTCACCACGCAGATGGTCCTTAACTTCCTCCGGGGCGGGGCCGGGATAAACGTGCTCGCGGACCACGCCGGCTGCGAGGTAAAGGTGGTGGACATAGGGGTGGAGTTCGAGTTCGACGGCGAGGCGGCGGGAGAGCTTATAAAGAGAAAGGTCATAAACGGCACGGCCAACATCCGTACCGGTCCGGCCATGACGCCCGAGGAGACGCGCCGCTCGGTGGAGGTGGGGATAGAGCTCGCCTGCGAGTACGCCGCTCCGGGTGCGGTCTTCGGCACCGGAGAGATGGGTATAGCCAACACCACCCCGGCAAGCGCCATGGCGGCGGTCTTTTCCGGACTCCCCGTAAGGGAGGTCACAGGCAGGGGGACCGGTATAGACGATAAGGTTTTCGACCACAAGGTGAAAGTCATAGAGGAGGCTATCGAGTTTAACTCTCCGGACCCCACAGACCCGATGAGCGTTCTTGCAAAGGTCGGCGGGGCGGAGATAGCCGGGATAACCGGCCTCGTTCTCGGCGCGGCCGCAAGGAGGGTGCCGGTTATGGTAGACGGCTTTATCTCCACCGCGGGCGCGCTGGTGGCCGCGGAGCTTAAGCCCGAGGTAAAGGACTACCTCTTCGCCTCGCATAATTCGGTGGAGAGGGGGCACGCGGTGATGCTCGAGAGGATGGGTCTGAAACCCCTTCTGGACCTGGAGATGCGGCTCGGGGAGGGGACGGGCGCGGCAATGGGGATATATCTCCTGGAGGCCGGGGTCAGGATATATAACGAGATGGCCACCTTCGGCGACGCCGGGGTGTCCGAGAGTGACAGATGA
- the cobU gene encoding bifunctional adenosylcobinamide kinase/adenosylcobinamide-phosphate guanylyltransferase: MKRGGGKSIFVLGGARSGKSRFALELAGKLKGVSPDDSRAYVATATARDKEMAERIKEHKKARAGGGGGGGEKIKWVTIEEPIRVRDFVRENNEFAVVLIDCITLWLSNLVEEGMSDSEIMEEAEGLARLSRDTWATVVAVSGELGQGIVPRNKLARRFRDLSGLVNQAMAEAADEVFFISAGLPVKMK; the protein is encoded by the coding sequence TTGAAGCGCGGCGGCGGGAAGTCCATCTTCGTGCTCGGCGGGGCCAGGAGCGGTAAGAGCCGCTTCGCGCTGGAGCTCGCAGGGAAGCTCAAGGGCGTAAGCCCCGACGACTCAAGGGCGTACGTGGCGACCGCGACGGCGCGCGATAAAGAGATGGCGGAGAGGATAAAGGAGCATAAGAAGGCCCGGGCGGGGGGGGGAGGGGGGGGAGGGGAGAAGATAAAGTGGGTTACCATTGAAGAGCCGATACGGGTAAGGGACTTTGTAAGGGAGAATAACGAGTTCGCCGTCGTCCTCATAGACTGCATTACGCTGTGGCTTTCCAACCTGGTGGAGGAAGGCATGAGCGACTCGGAGATAATGGAGGAGGCCGAAGGGCTCGCAAGGTTGTCCCGCGACACGTGGGCCACGGTCGTGGCCGTCTCGGGTGAACTTGGACAGGGGATCGTCCCCAGGAACAAACTTGCCCGGAGGTTCCGGGACCTCTCGGGGCTGGTAAACCAGGCAATGGCGGAGGCCGCCGACGAGGTGTTCTTTATATCCGCAGGCCTGCCGGTGAAGATGAAATGA
- a CDS encoding cob(I)yrinic acid a,c-diamide adenosyltransferase, whose translation MAVEKGLVHIYTGEGKGKTSASLGLAIRAAGHGMKVLFVQFFKLEGDPSGEKDIIREDIPAIELIRSEVRHPIFTGKDTDIEKVRASVRGLFERASEKMGDDFDLLVLDELMGAVNGGFISVEEVLDLLDARPECLEVVLTGRDAPVELVKRADYVTEMLKIKHPYDGGVKARKGIEY comes from the coding sequence ATGGCGGTGGAAAAAGGGCTCGTTCATATCTATACGGGTGAGGGCAAGGGGAAGACGTCCGCCTCGCTGGGGCTGGCCATACGCGCGGCCGGTCACGGCATGAAGGTCCTCTTCGTCCAGTTCTTCAAGCTCGAGGGCGACCCGTCCGGCGAGAAGGATATCATAAGGGAGGACATCCCGGCCATCGAGCTCATACGCTCGGAGGTGAGGCACCCGATCTTTACCGGCAAGGATACCGATATCGAGAAGGTGAGGGCTTCGGTGAGGGGTCTCTTCGAACGCGCCAGTGAGAAGATGGGCGACGACTTCGACCTTCTCGTGCTCGACGAGCTCATGGGGGCCGTAAACGGCGGCTTTATAAGCGTCGAGGAGGTACTGGACCTGCTCGACGCCAGGCCGGAGTGCCTGGAAGTCGTGCTCACCGGCAGGGACGCGCCGGTGGAACTCGTGAAGAGGGCGGACTACGTAACCGAGATGCTCAAGATAAAGCACCCCTATGACGGAGGCGTCAAGGCGAGGAAGGGTATCGAGTATTGA
- a CDS encoding SRPBCC family protein — protein sequence MPSVKIDIDIKAAAEDVFDLITKVEEFGRYSGLIREVRKLSPGVYRWEVEFLGVAARWEAEVSASERPRYFAWRSVSGLYNTGSYTLETGDGETHVTFEMEYRLSGTLMELLTAPVLSHVITRVHKEVLGNVKKELEK from the coding sequence ATGCCCTCGGTAAAGATCGATATCGACATAAAGGCGGCTGCCGAAGACGTCTTCGACCTCATTACGAAGGTCGAGGAGTTCGGCAGATATTCGGGGCTCATACGCGAGGTAAGGAAACTCTCCCCCGGCGTATACCGTTGGGAGGTGGAGTTCCTGGGCGTGGCGGCCCGTTGGGAGGCCGAGGTCTCGGCCTCCGAGAGGCCCCGCTACTTCGCCTGGCGCTCGGTGAGCGGGCTCTACAACACCGGCAGCTACACGCTTGAGACCGGGGACGGCGAAACGCACGTCACCTTCGAGATGGAGTACCGCCTCTCCGGCACCCTCATGGAACTCCTCACCGCCCCGGTGCTCTCGCACGTGATAACGCGCGTCCACAAAGAGGTCCTCGGGAACGTAAAGAAAGAGTTGGAGAAGTAG